The genomic DNA CACGCCCTGCGTGTTGCCGTAGTGACGCCAGCAAAGCAAATCCACCGTATCCCCCTGCAATGCCTTCACTTTCATCAGCAAAGCTCCGCATAGAGTCGCGGGGTGTCGCGAATGTCAGCGATACTCCAGCGGGCATCCCGCCAGAGATCATCCCGTTGCAGGTCAAGTGCGGCGGCGTCTTTGTCGCCTTTCGCCGTGGTATCAACGTCGCGATAGCCTTCAAGTACCAGTGCCCTGGCAATCGAATAGACTGCGCGGCGGAAGCGGTACACCTTCACGTTTTCACCGTTGATAACCAGCTTTTCCGTATCACCTGACGGCAGGACTGAAGGCACATCTTCCAGCGTGTGAAAACCTGCTTTGACCTGACCGGCACGCCAGTCAAGCAACTGCGCGGTGACATGGGCTACCGCTTCCGTGGTGACGTGCATCAGCCTGGACGTGGTGATGCCGCCAGTGATGCGCGCGGCCAGACGGAGATCGGCCAGTTTAATCACCGGCCAGAAGTCCCCGGCACTGACGGTGGTATCACCATCATCAACATCGGGCGTATCGCTGTCGGCAGGCAAAACGCGCTTATTTGCCACAAGGCTGCTCATGCGCTTATCTCCCATAAATCAGGCGGTGGGCGGGTGGTTAAAAGACCGTATACGGGCAGATATCCACCCGCGCCGCCTGTCGGACGGGGCCGAAGTCGTTAATTCTTTTTCTGGCTGGCAGGCTTGCGTTTTGTCGCTTTGCCTGTTGCCGTCTTAGTCGTGGTTTTACGCGTCGTCGCTTTACCTGCTGCGCTGGCGGTGGCGCTTTTTTCAGGGACGGGATCAGCAGTACCGTCAGTTTTGTCGGTGCTGGCCGAGTCACCTTCACCCGTGCCGCTATCCGCAGACAGCTTCTTAACTTCACGGGCAAGCGTTGCGATCTCTTTTTTCACCCCGGCGTTGGGGTTGCGCGTCAGCGCCTCACGGAACAGCGCCAGCGCTTCCGCTTTGGCCGTGATATCAGTCGCGCCACGGCGGGCAAGTCCACGGGCCTTGCACAACTTGGCGCGCACCACATCCGGCATATCACTGTCGGCGACAATTCCCGCCACTTCGTCAAGCACTGCGATACCGGACGACAAATCAGCGTCGGCATCAGCAGCCGCGAGCGTCAACAGTGGCTTGCTCATTTCTTCAGTCAGGAAGGTCGCTGCCGTGCGGTTGAAGTTATCCGGCAGCGTCAGCCCGTGGCGTACCACGTAGCGCCCCAGCCTCAACGCAAGCGCATAGTCACGACAGTCAATCGCCCAGACCATCAGCCTGGTAATGACTTCATCCTGCCGCCCACTGTCGCCGTCGAGCGTGCCTTCAATCCATCCCTCGTATTCAGGCAGCATGGATTTCTTCATTTCGGCTTTGGTTTCTTCGGACTGCACGCCGCTGAGGCGGGACAAGTCCATACGCAGGCGATGCAGAATTTGCTCATGCGCGGTGCGCTGGATATCGGATTCTTCATCCGCCTGGCCCCGGCGTTCTGCCATGACCTTCTGAAAATGTCGTTGTGCCGGTGTTAACATCGTCACTTCTCCCCGTCATGGCGGGGCAATGCCCCGCCGCTTCTGTCACTCGCCTGCCGGTTCGGCCTGGGCGAACTGAATGCCGTCAATGAACGCAACATTGCCGTAGTCTTCAATGACGAAGTCATCGTTTGACGACTGATACGTTGCGACACGGTTGTATTCCGGCTCTTCTTTGATCGTCCGGCGCAGACCGCCACGCTGGTAGTACACCGACAGGTTTTTGAACGGCGTGATCAGCACGCCATTTACCGGGAAGTAAGGCGCGATAAAGGTCGGCATATTGCCTACGCGCTCCTGCGCGACAATAAGCTGACCGGCCAGCATTTCGGTATTCGGGTTGGTCTGGCTTAAGGCGTTGATGGCCGAGAAATTGCTGCTCGTCAGCAGGTCGCCCGCCAGAATCACCACGTTATCCGGGTTACGTTTGTGCCATTCATCCATCAGGCTGTTTTTGGCGTCGTACACCGCAGCGCCAATGTTGCCGTAGGTGCCTTTTGCGACAATCTTGTTATCTTCATCGCGCGAGGTGATCGTTACATTGGAAATGACGCGGTGCGGCGCTTCCTGGCGGATTTTTTCCAGCCAGCCAATGCCACAGTCCTGCAACAGCGGGTTAGCGGCACGGTCAGACGGGTCGCTGTACTTCACGCCGTTAAAGCCAATCATGATGCGGTCAAGCGACATCTGGCGGGCCATAGCCTTACTGATCAGCGGCTGGAACTCCGGCATGTGGGCCCACGCATCAAGCTGTTCATAACTGATGCCGTAGTCATAGTTGACCTTGCGGCACATGTAGTCGAACGGCTCCATTGAATGATTTGAGCCAGGGTTGCGACGACTGGTAACACTGTTGTTTACGCCAGCCATCGGGCCTTTGCTGCCGATCAGGACTTTCTGACCGATCTGCTGGTTTACGCCAAACACGTTAATTTTGCTCAGGAAAGAATCATCCTGCTGTGCGGCCTGTTCAAGGCGCTGCTGACGCGTCGGATCTACGGCAAATTTTGCAGCGACAGCGGCGGTTGATACGCCGTTGAGCTGTGCCTGCCGGGCGATGTACTGATCAAATAGCTGGCGGGTATTGTTATCCATGTTCTCTGCTCTCTTTGTGAATATCAGTAATCAGCCAGTTGCGCGTTAGCGCCACCGCTCGCGGGTTCCCGCTGGCTGAAATTGGCGTCTGTGCTGCCCAGCTTGCTGGTCAGCGCGGCAAGGTCGGAGGTCAGCTTCTGAATGGCCTGGCTGTCCTGCTCGCGGGCGCGGCTCAGGTCGTTGAAGCTGTCCAGCAGATCGGCATGGGACTGGGCGACGTTCTCCACGGCGTCACGCACCTGGCTGAATTGCTCACCATCAGATTTACGGCCTTTGCCGATAATCCCCATGACGCGCGCGAACCACTGTTTACCCTCATCGCTGCGCTGCTCAGCCAGTTCGATGATTTCTGCCTCAATGGCATCGGTGAACAGCGGGGCTTCACCCTGCTGATTGTTGAAGGACATAACCTGCTGACGCTGCTGCGCGGCAAACTTCAGACGCTCGGTGCCGAGGCTTGCCGGGGTATCGGTCATCGCCAGCCCCATCACATACGCCTTGCCGTTAAGCGCAAACTGCGGGTGCAGTTCTATGCTGGAGTAAATTTTCTTACCTTCCTCCGTCAGCTTCTTCATGCGCTCAGAAGGTTCAATCTCGGCGTAAAGCGCGGTGCGTCCGGCGAGCGGACCTTCGCTAATATCTTCAGCACTCAGCGCCGTCACATCCCCCATCGCGCCGAAATCACTGCCGGGGAAAGGCGAAAGATAGTGCTCCACGTTGACGCGTGCGCCGTACACGTCCGGGCTGTAGTTTGCTGCTGCATCACGAAGGTGCTCAGGGCGAATTTCACGCCCGTCAACGGTGGCACCGGAGACGGCAACGCGGAATTTCTTACGGGCTGGTTTAGCTGCGCTAGCCATGTCGATAATCCTGTTGAGTGGTTTCTGTACGGCCATGATGGCAGAGCGTAACTTGCTGTCTCAACGAGGTTTTGTTGTCGGAGGAAGGCCAGACCATAAAGGGGGCGATAGCGGGATCGCGCGCGGGGTAATCTTCACTCCATAAACGGTGGAGGGCAGATGATACAGGACGCTTTTGTACGTCAGAGGGCAAAACAACTTTACTGGCAGGGCTACCCGCCAGCGGAGATCGCGCGTCTGATGGGGATTAATCAGAACACAATTTACGCCTGGAAGAAACGCGATGAATGGGATGAAACGCCGCCCGTCCAGCGCGTCAGCCAGTCGATGGATGCGCGCCTCATCCAGCTTACGGATAAGAAAGACAAGACCGGGGGAGACTTCAAGGAGATTGATCTCCTGACCCGGCAACTGAAAAAGCTGTCTGACGGACAACCGGCAGGGGCCGGCACGGGCAAAAAAACGCGCAAGCGCAAGCTGAAAAATCACTTCACCGAAGAACAGATAGTCGCGCTGCGGGAGAAAATACTTGATTCGCTTTCGTGGCATCAACGCGGGTGGTATGAGCAACGCCACCACCGAAACCGCATGATACTGAAGTCCCGCCAGATTGGCGCAACCTGGTACTTTGCACGCGAGGCGTTGTTGGATGCGCTGCGCGATGATGTGAAATACCCGTACCAGCGCAACCAGATATTTCTGTCTGCATCCCGCCGCCAGGCTCACCAGTTCAGGGGATTCATTCAGAAGATGGCGGAAGAGGTGGACGTTGAGCTTAAGGGCGGTGACAAAATAGTACTGAGTAACGGCGCAGAGCTGCATTTCCTCGGCACGTCCGCTGCAACAGCGCAGTCATATACGGGCAACCTTAAGTTTGACGAATTCTTCTGGGTCAGCAACTTCACCAACCTGCGAAAGGTTGCAGGCGCGATGGCAACGCTGAAGGGGCTGACGCGTACCTACTTTTCCACGCCGTCAGGCGAGACCCATGAGGCCTACCCGTTCTGGACGGGCGATCGCTGGAATGAGAAACGCCCGAAGGCACAGCGCAAAGCGTTTGATGTGGGCTGGAAAACGCTGAACAGCGGGCTGTTATGCCCGGATAAAACCTGGCGTCAGATTGTCACTTTGAAGGACGTGATAGACCACGGCTGGGAATATACCGACCTTGAAGAAATTCAGGATGAAAACAGTGAGGATGAATTCCGCAACCTGTACATGTGCGAGTTCGTGCGCGATGGCGAGTCAGCCTTCAACCTTAACGCCCTGATTGGCTGCGGGGTAGATGGTTACGACGAATGGCCGGACTGGAAACCTTTTGCGTCCAGGCCGATGGGTAACCGCCCGGTCTGGATAGGCTATGACGCCAACGGCAGCAGCGGCAACGGTGACAGCGGCGCGATTAGCGTTGTGGTGCCGCCACTGGTGCCGGGCGGTAAATTCCGCACGGTGGAAACGGAACAGGTGCGCGGCCTTGAATTTGAAGAGCAGGCGAAAGTTATCGAAAACTTCACCTTCAAATACAACGTGCAGCATGTCGGCATCGACGTGACGGGCGGTAACGGTGAGGCCGTTTACCAGATAGTGAAGAAGTTCTTCCCGATGGCAATGCCCTACACCATGTCAATGACGTCAAAGCGCGCCCTTGTGCTGAAAATGCTACAGCTGATCCGCGCCGGTCGCTGGGAATATGATCGCAGTGAGCGTGCCCTGATCAACGCCTTTAACTCTGTTCGCAAGGTAAAGACGCCTGGCGGATTCATCACCTATGACACTGACCGCTCGCGCGGCGTCAGCCACGGTGATTTAGCCTGGGCGAATATGCTCGCCATTATTAACGAACCGCTGGGCCAGGAGAGTGGCAGCGGCGGGTTTGCTATGGAGTTCTGATGAAGAAGCGCACCTACAAAAACAATCACACTGCCAGCAGTGGCGGTGCCGGACAGCCTGATATTTCTGACGCGCTCAGAAGCGATCCTGCGCTCAGCGCCTTCACGTTTGACGGGCCATATTCGGTAACAGACGGCTATGATCTGCTGGACAGCATGTGCTGCGTCGATAACGGCCGGTACTACGAGACGCCAATAGACTGGAAGGGGTTAACCCGTGCGTTCGCGCAATCCCCGCTACATCAGTCGGCGCTTTACTTCAAACGCAATGTGCTGACCGGGTGCTATATCCCTCATCCGTTACTCTCGCGGCAGGCCTTCTCTGCGTTTGCGCTGGACTGGTTTGTCTTCGGCAATGCCTATCTTGAGCGTCGCTCTAATCGCCTGGGAGAGCCGCTCAAACTTAAGCATGTTCCGGCGCTGAACACGCGACGGGGAAGCGATCTTGATACCTACTGGTTTATCCGGCAGTGGAAAGATGAATATGAGTTCAAGGCGGGCGAGGTCTGCCACATTATGAACCCGGACATTCATCAGGAAATCTACGGTATGCCGGAATACATGGGGGCGCTTCTGTCCGCCAGCCTGTCACATTCCGCCGATAAATTCCGCAAACTCTATTACGACAACGGCTCCCATGCCGGATGTATTCTCTATGTCGGTTCGGAGAAGGTGGATCAGGAAAGCATAAAGGTGGTTCAAAAAACGCTGTCACAGGCCAGAGGGAAAGGCTCCTTCAAAAACGTCCTGATCCACGCGCCGGGTGGCGGCAAAGACGGCGTGCAACTGTTGCCGTTCAGCCAGATATCGGCAAAGGATGAGTTTCTTAACATCAAATCAGCAACGCGCAACGATTTGCGCGACGCGCACCGCATCCCGCCGCAACTGATGGGCGCAATGCCGGAAGGCAACGGATCGCTCGGTGATGTTGAGAAGGCCGCGCGTGTCTTCGCCATCAACGAAATGTTGCCCGTGATGGAAGCAATGAAGGGCGTCAATGACTGGCTCGGTCAGGAAGTGATCCGCTTTAATCCCTACGCTCTACTCAAAGACGAGTGACCCGACCCACCCGCCGCACATCCTGCGGCGGTTCTCCTTCAGTTATTTTCAATTCACGTATGACCGGCCACCACCTGAGCACCACTCTGCACAACCTTTAACCCCCGCTCACTCAGAGCGCATGAGCGCCATTCTGGCAGGCGCAATCTGCATTTTACCCCGCACATATCCAGAAGTGAGAAAACGCGCGGAGAAGGCGAAAAAGGCCGGAGAATGGCAATTAAAGGCATCACCTCCCGACCCTCCGTCGCGTGGGCTGTTCCCCCGTCACCTACGCGCGACATTTGCTTCGTTTTTTGTGCACTTGCCGATCCGGGGGCAGACCGCGCCACCACAGGGCGGACAGGGCATAAACAGCATCAAAAAAATTGTGCAAATTTGTGCACTATTGTGCAGACATTTTCTAAAAAAAATCCCGCCGAAGCGGGATTTTTCATCACAGCGATTTTTAAGCAGTTTTCATTCGATACGCAAACATTGAAATTACATTCTCAGAGTTCACACATGACGCAGAAACCAAAGTGTCATCATTAGCAAGTTCTGCGAGCATCGTAGGGGTTATGCTCAAACGCTGGGCTAATGTTTCGATATCCACGGACAAATCATTTAACAGGCATTTCATTGCTTTACTGAATAGTTCTGGCTTCTCACAAGGGATCAAATAATCTTCTTTCTCATCAATAGCCTCACCCTTTCGCTTGAGACCAAAAAAGGCGGTTTTGTATTGAGCGTCAGTCAAAAGCCCAAGTTGATGTGCTCTATAAATGATCGCGGCCTTACTCACTTTC from Klebsiella sp. WP3-W18-ESBL-02 includes the following:
- a CDS encoding phage portal protein, which codes for MKKRTYKNNHTASSGGAGQPDISDALRSDPALSAFTFDGPYSVTDGYDLLDSMCCVDNGRYYETPIDWKGLTRAFAQSPLHQSALYFKRNVLTGCYIPHPLLSRQAFSAFALDWFVFGNAYLERRSNRLGEPLKLKHVPALNTRRGSDLDTYWFIRQWKDEYEFKAGEVCHIMNPDIHQEIYGMPEYMGALLSASLSHSADKFRKLYYDNGSHAGCILYVGSEKVDQESIKVVQKTLSQARGKGSFKNVLIHAPGGGKDGVQLLPFSQISAKDEFLNIKSATRNDLRDAHRIPPQLMGAMPEGNGSLGDVEKAARVFAINEMLPVMEAMKGVNDWLGQEVIRFNPYALLKDE
- a CDS encoding GPO family capsid scaffolding protein, with protein sequence MASAAKPARKKFRVAVSGATVDGREIRPEHLRDAAANYSPDVYGARVNVEHYLSPFPGSDFGAMGDVTALSAEDISEGPLAGRTALYAEIEPSERMKKLTEEGKKIYSSIELHPQFALNGKAYVMGLAMTDTPASLGTERLKFAAQQRQQVMSFNNQQGEAPLFTDAIEAEIIELAEQRSDEGKQWFARVMGIIGKGRKSDGEQFSQVRDAVENVAQSHADLLDSFNDLSRAREQDSQAIQKLTSDLAALTSKLGSTDANFSQREPASGGANAQLADY
- a CDS encoding phage major capsid protein, P2 family: MDNNTRQLFDQYIARQAQLNGVSTAAVAAKFAVDPTRQQRLEQAAQQDDSFLSKINVFGVNQQIGQKVLIGSKGPMAGVNNSVTSRRNPGSNHSMEPFDYMCRKVNYDYGISYEQLDAWAHMPEFQPLISKAMARQMSLDRIMIGFNGVKYSDPSDRAANPLLQDCGIGWLEKIRQEAPHRVISNVTITSRDEDNKIVAKGTYGNIGAAVYDAKNSLMDEWHKRNPDNVVILAGDLLTSSNFSAINALSQTNPNTEMLAGQLIVAQERVGNMPTFIAPYFPVNGVLITPFKNLSVYYQRGGLRRTIKEEPEYNRVATYQSSNDDFVIEDYGNVAFIDGIQFAQAEPAGE
- the gpM gene encoding phage terminase small subunit; this translates as MLTPAQRHFQKVMAERRGQADEESDIQRTAHEQILHRLRMDLSRLSGVQSEETKAEMKKSMLPEYEGWIEGTLDGDSGRQDEVITRLMVWAIDCRDYALALRLGRYVVRHGLTLPDNFNRTAATFLTEEMSKPLLTLAAADADADLSSGIAVLDEVAGIVADSDMPDVVRAKLCKARGLARRGATDITAKAEALALFREALTRNPNAGVKKEIATLAREVKKLSADSGTGEGDSASTDKTDGTADPVPEKSATASAAGKATTRKTTTKTATGKATKRKPASQKKN
- a CDS encoding head completion/stabilization protein; this encodes MSSLVANKRVLPADSDTPDVDDGDTTVSAGDFWPVIKLADLRLAARITGGITTSRLMHVTTEAVAHVTAQLLDWRAGQVKAGFHTLEDVPSVLPSGDTEKLVINGENVKVYRFRRAVYSIARALVLEGYRDVDTTAKGDKDAAALDLQRDDLWRDARWSIADIRDTPRLYAELC
- a CDS encoding terminase large subunit domain-containing protein; the protein is MIQDAFVRQRAKQLYWQGYPPAEIARLMGINQNTIYAWKKRDEWDETPPVQRVSQSMDARLIQLTDKKDKTGGDFKEIDLLTRQLKKLSDGQPAGAGTGKKTRKRKLKNHFTEEQIVALREKILDSLSWHQRGWYEQRHHRNRMILKSRQIGATWYFAREALLDALRDDVKYPYQRNQIFLSASRRQAHQFRGFIQKMAEEVDVELKGGDKIVLSNGAELHFLGTSAATAQSYTGNLKFDEFFWVSNFTNLRKVAGAMATLKGLTRTYFSTPSGETHEAYPFWTGDRWNEKRPKAQRKAFDVGWKTLNSGLLCPDKTWRQIVTLKDVIDHGWEYTDLEEIQDENSEDEFRNLYMCEFVRDGESAFNLNALIGCGVDGYDEWPDWKPFASRPMGNRPVWIGYDANGSSGNGDSGAISVVVPPLVPGGKFRTVETEQVRGLEFEEQAKVIENFTFKYNVQHVGIDVTGGNGEAVYQIVKKFFPMAMPYTMSMTSKRALVLKMLQLIRAGRWEYDRSERALINAFNSVRKVKTPGGFITYDTDRSRGVSHGDLAWANMLAIINEPLGQESGSGGFAMEF